The Thermoflexus sp. DNA segment ACCAGGCTGTAGGTGTCCGCGTTCTTGATCACCGGGACAATGAGCCCCTCCTCCCCCAGGGAGACGGCAACCCCGATGTGATAGACCTTGTAAACCCGGATCCCTTCCTCGGTCCATGTGCTGTTCAGGATGGGATAGGCCTTGAGGGCGGCCACGGCGGCCATGATGAAATACGGCGTCAGCGTCAGCCGGACGCCTTCCCGCTCGAAAGCCGCCCGGTTCGCCTCATAATGGGCCATCACCCGGCTCATGTCGACCTCGAAAACGGTAGTCACATGGGGCGAGGTGTGCTTGGAGCGGACCATGTGCTCGGCGATGGCCCGACGCATGGAGGTGAGGGGAACCACTTCATAAGGCATGGTCGGGGCCGTGGGCGAGGGCGGCGGAGGGGGTGGAGCCGCCGGCGCAGGGGCCGCGGCGGGCGCCGGAGCCGCCCGCAGCACTTCCTCCGTGGGCCGGAAGAGCTCCCCGGTCCCCGGTTGCTCCCAGGGCGGCAGCTCCGCCTCCCGGGCCGCTGCCGGAGCGCCCACCGGCTGGAGCTTCATCCGCTCAATGTACGCCAGCAGATCCTTTTTAGTGACCCGCCCGCCCTCCCCGGTGCCCGGCACCTGGGAGAGATCGATGCCGTATTCGGCCGCCATCTTCGCCACCACCGGAGAGATACGCGGGCCGCCCTCCCGACGGGCCGCCGGGGCCGGCTCCGGGGCGGGCGAAGGAGCGACTGCCGCAGGCACGACGGCCGGGGCCTCCTCCAGCGGCTCGATCTCCCCGCCGTGGCCCACCCGGTAGGGCCGCTCGGGGACCCGCTCCCCCGGCTGCCCCACCATCGCGATCAAAGTACCCGCCCGCACGGTGACTCCTTCAGGGAAATAGATCTTGAGCAGCACTCCATCGGCCGGCGCCGTCACCTCCGTGGTGACTTTCTCGGTCTCCACCTCCAGCAGGGGCTCGAACTGACGGACCGGCTCTCCCTCCCGTTTCAGCCAGCGGAGGATCTTCCCCTCCACCACGCTCTCGCCCAGCTGAGGCATGATCACCTGGGTCGGCATCGGCAGGTCTCCTTCGCGCAAGGGTGATTTCCGGGGGATGTGGCCTCTCAGTATCGGGCCAGCCGCCGGATGGCCTCGGCGATCTTCTGCGGGCTGGGCATGAAGAAATCCTGCATCGGCGGGCTGAAGGGCACCCCCGGCACATCCGGCCCTGCCAGCCGCATCACCGGGCCGTCCAGGTATTCGAAGCCCTCCTCGGCCAGGATGGCCGCCACCTCCGCCCCATAGCCCAGGGTCAGGTTGTCCTCGTAGACGATGAGGGCCTTCCCCGTCTTCTTCACCGAGTTGAGGATCGTCGCCTTGTCCACCGGGGCCAGGGTGCGCAGATCCACCACCTCCACGTCGATCCCTTCCTTCGCCACCATCTCGGCCGCCTGCAGGGCATAGTAATGCATCATCCCATACGCGAAGACGGTGAGATCGCTTCCCTCCCGGGTCACCTTCGCCGGGCCGATGGGGACGATATAGTCCCCATCGGGGACTTCCCCTTTGATGAGCCGGTAGCCCTTCTTCGGCTCGAAGAAGAGCACCGGGTTCGGGTCGCGGATGGCTGCCTTAAGAAGCCCCTTGGCGTCATAGGGGTTGGAAGGGATGACGACCTTCAGGCCGGGGACGTGGGCGAAGAAGGCCTCTACGCTCTGGCTGTGATAGAGGCCGCCGCTGATCCCGCCTCCATAGGGAGCCCGGATGACCATGGGGACGTTATAGACGCCTCCGGAGCGGTAAAAGAAGCGGGCGGCCTCGTTGACGATCTGATTGAAGGCGGGATGGATGAAGTCGGCGAACTGGATCTCACAGATCGGGCGGAAGCCGTTGAGGGCCGCCCCGATGCCGATGGCCACGATGGAGAGCTCCGCCAGTGGGGAGTCGATGACACGCCACTCCCCATATTTCTGCCACAAGCCCATGGTGGCCCGGAACACCCCACCCCGCGGCCCCACATCTTCCCCAACCACGAAGACCCGCGGGTCCCGGGCCATCTCCTCATCGATCGCCTCACGGATCGCCTCGATCAGCGTCTTCTCCGGCATGGATCATCCCTCCAAACGTTCGTTCGAAACATGCCGTCGCAGAGCCGGCCTCCGGGTTTCAAGCCTCCTTCCGGTATGGGAAGGGAAGCGACGCTCGTGCTGTCAGACGGTCCAGCGCGTGCGGGTGTCCGCCGGAGATGGGCTATTCCCCCCACCATCCGGACCGATCTTCGGTGGCGAAGACCGGGGCCAGGGCCTCCTCGGGGGCCGGATAAGGGGCTTCCTCCGCCTGCCGCTGGGCCTCGTCCACCTCCGCCCGGACCCGTTCCTCCAGCTCGTCTTCAAGCTGCTGGGTGAGGAGGCTTCGCCGGTAGAGATAATCCCGCAGGCGGGGCAGCGGATCCCGCAGCTTGCCCTGCTCCACCTCCTCCCGCGTCCGGTAGGTCCGGTCGTCATCATCGGACGAGTGAGGCGTCCACCGATAGGTCACCGCTTCGATCAGGGTCGTCCCCTCCCCCGCCCGCGCCCGATCCACTGCTTCCTTCACCACCTGGTAGACCTCCAGGACGTTGCCGCCGTCGCAGACAGCCCCCCGGATGCCGTAAGCGGCCGCCCGATCGGCCACCCGTTTGACGGCCATCTGCTTCCAGA contains these protein-coding regions:
- a CDS encoding dihydrolipoamide acetyltransferase family protein, coding for MPTQVIMPQLGESVVEGKILRWLKREGEPVRQFEPLLEVETEKVTTEVTAPADGVLLKIYFPEGVTVRAGTLIAMVGQPGERVPERPYRVGHGGEIEPLEEAPAVVPAAVAPSPAPEPAPAARREGGPRISPVVAKMAAEYGIDLSQVPGTGEGGRVTKKDLLAYIERMKLQPVGAPAAAREAELPPWEQPGTGELFRPTEEVLRAAPAPAAAPAPAAPPPPPPSPTAPTMPYEVVPLTSMRRAIAEHMVRSKHTSPHVTTVFEVDMSRVMAHYEANRAAFEREGVRLTLTPYFIMAAVAALKAYPILNSTWTEEGIRVYKVYHIGVAVSLGEEGLIVPVIKNADTYSLVGLARAVNDLAERARRRQLKPDDVQGGTFTITNHGVSGSLFATPIIHQPQCAIMGVGRVHKRPVVLETPQGDVLAIRPMVYLTLTFDHRIIDGAQADAFMSKVKAVLENWT
- a CDS encoding alpha-ketoacid dehydrogenase subunit beta; its protein translation is MPEKTLIEAIREAIDEEMARDPRVFVVGEDVGPRGGVFRATMGLWQKYGEWRVIDSPLAELSIVAIGIGAALNGFRPICEIQFADFIHPAFNQIVNEAARFFYRSGGVYNVPMVIRAPYGGGISGGLYHSQSVEAFFAHVPGLKVVIPSNPYDAKGLLKAAIRDPNPVLFFEPKKGYRLIKGEVPDGDYIVPIGPAKVTREGSDLTVFAYGMMHYYALQAAEMVAKEGIDVEVVDLRTLAPVDKATILNSVKKTGKALIVYEDNLTLGYGAEVAAILAEEGFEYLDGPVMRLAGPDVPGVPFSPPMQDFFMPSPQKIAEAIRRLARY